Proteins encoded by one window of Streptacidiphilus sp. PB12-B1b:
- a CDS encoding PucR family transcriptional regulator — MRIGALLAPPAPRLRLLAGRDELDRVVSGVMTTDLRDPGRYLHGGELVLTGMLWRTAPEDSERFVRVLAAAGTVGLAAGEAEVGPVPEDLVAACERHRMPLFAVPDDVAFAEVTEFVVRQVSADRAADLSALVDRHRALVSATGGAGLDAVLELLGGDLDLDCWVLTPSGRVVAGPPERLSAAERDQLIRAHLDARRRRGPSARARIGAREFSLLPVATGTTPGTRLLSEWLLAVEGDITEWTPKRRQLAENLARLAGAERTRRDESRRLRSRLADEVFTLLQHDAPPDELRRALEASLAMAESGEGFPDAWVVVSAESLGLPDGAVRAALVEALTGEDDRSLIGGGGSGAVLLLPQPPGGAGVAERLRALLAPLEAGLGPEGRLTLGASAPAGSAGGLRGALEEARHARRIAAARVGRICVSGPEELASHVLLLAAVPDEVRRAFRGRLLDKVVGYDLEHQADLVRTLEAFLRYDGSWTRCAAALHVHVNTLRYRIGRIEELTGRDLSRLEDRVDFYLALELS, encoded by the coding sequence TTGCGGATCGGCGCGCTGCTCGCCCCACCCGCACCCCGGCTGCGCCTGCTCGCGGGGCGCGACGAGCTGGACCGGGTGGTCTCCGGCGTGATGACCACCGACCTGCGCGACCCCGGGCGCTACCTGCACGGCGGCGAGCTGGTCCTGACCGGCATGCTCTGGCGTACCGCCCCGGAGGACTCCGAGCGCTTCGTCCGGGTCCTGGCCGCCGCCGGGACGGTCGGCCTGGCCGCCGGGGAGGCCGAGGTCGGCCCCGTCCCGGAGGACCTGGTCGCCGCCTGCGAGCGGCACCGGATGCCGCTGTTCGCCGTCCCCGACGACGTCGCCTTCGCCGAGGTCACCGAGTTCGTGGTGCGGCAGGTCTCGGCCGACCGCGCCGCCGACCTGTCCGCCCTGGTCGACCGGCACCGGGCGCTGGTCTCGGCGACCGGCGGGGCCGGCCTGGACGCCGTCCTGGAGCTGCTCGGCGGCGACCTGGACCTGGACTGCTGGGTGCTCACCCCCAGCGGCCGGGTGGTCGCCGGACCACCCGAACGGCTCAGCGCCGCCGAACGGGACCAGCTGATCCGCGCCCACCTGGACGCCCGCCGCCGCCGCGGCCCCTCCGCCCGCGCCCGGATCGGCGCCCGCGAGTTCTCGCTGCTCCCGGTCGCCACCGGGACCACCCCCGGCACCCGCCTGCTCTCCGAGTGGCTGCTGGCGGTCGAGGGCGACATCACCGAGTGGACGCCCAAGCGACGGCAGCTCGCCGAGAACCTCGCCCGGCTGGCCGGTGCCGAGCGCACCCGCCGCGACGAGAGCCGCCGGCTGCGCAGCCGCCTCGCCGACGAGGTCTTCACCCTGCTCCAGCACGACGCCCCGCCGGACGAGCTGCGCCGCGCCCTGGAGGCGTCGCTGGCCATGGCCGAGAGCGGCGAGGGCTTCCCGGACGCCTGGGTGGTGGTCTCCGCCGAGAGCCTGGGCCTGCCCGACGGGGCGGTCCGGGCCGCCCTGGTCGAGGCGCTGACCGGCGAGGACGACCGCTCGCTGATCGGCGGCGGCGGCTCCGGCGCGGTCCTGCTGCTGCCGCAGCCCCCCGGCGGCGCGGGCGTGGCCGAGCGGCTGCGCGCCCTGCTCGCCCCGCTGGAGGCCGGTCTCGGCCCGGAGGGGCGGCTCACCCTCGGCGCCAGCGCCCCGGCCGGCTCCGCCGGGGGCCTGCGCGGCGCGCTGGAGGAGGCCCGGCACGCCCGCCGGATCGCCGCCGCCCGGGTCGGCCGGATCTGCGTCTCCGGCCCGGAGGAGCTGGCCTCGCACGTGCTGCTGCTGGCGGCCGTCCCGGACGAGGTCCGCCGGGCCTTCCGCGGCCGGCTGCTGGACAAGGTCGTCGGCTACGACCTCGAGCACCAGGCCGACCTGGTCCGCACCCTGGAGGCGTTCCTGCGCTACGACGGCTCCTGGACCCGCTGCGCCGCCGCCCTGCACGTCCACGTCAACACCCTGCGCTACCGGATCGGCCGGATCGAGGAGCTGACCGGCCGCGACCTGTCCCGGCTGGAGGACCGGGTCGACTTCTACCTGGCCCTGGAACTGTCCTGA
- a CDS encoding ROK family glucokinase, translating to MAGRRRRKGRNVSGAYTRTGTRRTVRTSTRRDGAPRPGLLRLPTVGIDIGGTKIAAGVVDGEGRIREQLRTETPDRSKSPKVVEDTITELVLDLADRHDVHAVGIGAAGFVDADRARVLFAPHLSWRNEPLRDALSARLRLPVVVENDANAAAWAEWRFGAGAGQDQLVMVNLGTGIGGAIVRDGRVERGRHGMAGEFGHMTVVPGGHRCPCGNRGCWEQYSSGNALVREARELAAAESPVAQPLLDRVGGDASAITGPLVTEAAQQGDAVAVELLQEMGHWLGLGIANLAAALDPGRFVIGGGVSAAGELLLGPAREAFRRNLTGRGFRPEADIVLAQLGNEAGLVGAADLARQVARRFRTVKRSRVERPHH from the coding sequence ATGGCAGGCAGACGACGGCGGAAGGGACGGAACGTGAGCGGCGCGTACACCCGGACAGGCACCAGGCGCACGGTGCGCACGTCCACCCGGCGCGACGGCGCTCCCCGCCCCGGCCTGCTGCGGCTGCCCACCGTCGGCATCGACATCGGCGGCACGAAGATCGCCGCCGGGGTGGTGGACGGCGAGGGCCGCATCCGCGAGCAGCTGCGCACCGAGACCCCGGACCGCTCCAAGAGCCCCAAGGTGGTCGAGGACACCATCACCGAACTGGTGCTGGACCTCGCCGACCGGCACGACGTCCACGCGGTGGGCATCGGCGCGGCCGGGTTCGTGGACGCCGACCGGGCCCGGGTGCTGTTCGCCCCGCACCTGTCCTGGCGCAACGAGCCGCTGCGGGACGCCCTCAGCGCCCGGCTGCGGCTGCCGGTCGTGGTCGAGAACGACGCCAACGCGGCGGCCTGGGCCGAGTGGCGCTTCGGCGCGGGCGCGGGCCAGGACCAGCTGGTCATGGTCAACCTGGGCACCGGCATCGGCGGCGCGATCGTCCGCGACGGCCGGGTCGAGCGCGGTCGGCACGGCATGGCGGGGGAGTTCGGCCACATGACCGTGGTTCCCGGCGGGCACCGCTGCCCGTGCGGCAACCGGGGCTGCTGGGAGCAGTACTCCTCGGGGAACGCCCTGGTCCGGGAGGCGCGGGAGCTGGCCGCCGCGGAGTCGCCGGTGGCCCAGCCGCTGCTGGACCGGGTCGGCGGCGACGCCTCCGCGATCACCGGGCCGCTGGTGACCGAGGCCGCCCAGCAGGGCGACGCGGTCGCGGTCGAGCTGCTCCAGGAGATGGGCCACTGGCTGGGCCTGGGCATCGCCAACCTGGCCGCGGCGCTCGACCCGGGCCGGTTCGTCATCGGCGGCGGCGTGTCGGCCGCGGGCGAACTGCTGCTGGGCCCGGCCCGGGAGGCGTTCCGGCGCAACCTCACCGGGCGCGGCTTCCGGCCCGAGGCGGACATCGTGCTGGCCCAGCTGGGCAACGAGGCGGGCCTGGTCGGCGCGGCCGACCTGGCCCGGCAGGTGGCCCGGCGGTTCCGCACGGTCAAGCGCAGCCGGGTCGAGCGCCCGCACCACTGA
- a CDS encoding MBL fold metallo-hydrolase yields MRLTKFGHACVRLEKDGGVLVLDPGVFSEADALDGADAVLITHEHADHFEEARLRAAAEANPALVIWTNGAVADQLTGLGEGRVRRVGHGDAFTAAGFDVEVHGEWHAEIHPEIPRIGNVGFAVDGEVFHPGDALTVPEREIGTLLLPVHAPWSKTAEVVDYARAVGASRAFALHDVLLSEVGLGLVQNFVGMFAKETDYRRLAPGESVDLG; encoded by the coding sequence ATGCGGCTCACCAAGTTCGGCCACGCCTGCGTACGGCTGGAGAAGGACGGGGGCGTCCTCGTCCTGGATCCCGGTGTCTTCAGCGAGGCGGACGCCCTGGACGGGGCCGACGCGGTCCTGATCACGCACGAGCACGCCGACCACTTCGAGGAGGCCCGGCTGCGGGCCGCCGCCGAGGCCAATCCGGCGCTGGTGATCTGGACCAACGGCGCGGTCGCCGACCAGCTCACCGGGCTCGGCGAGGGCCGGGTGCGCCGGGTCGGCCACGGGGACGCCTTCACCGCCGCCGGGTTCGACGTCGAGGTCCACGGCGAGTGGCACGCCGAGATCCACCCGGAGATCCCGCGCATCGGCAATGTCGGTTTCGCCGTGGACGGCGAGGTGTTCCACCCCGGCGACGCGCTGACCGTCCCGGAGCGGGAGATCGGCACGCTGCTGCTGCCGGTGCACGCGCCCTGGTCCAAGACGGCCGAGGTGGTGGACTACGCCCGGGCCGTCGGCGCCTCCCGGGCCTTCGCCCTGCACGACGTGCTGCTCAGCGAGGTCGGCCTGGGCCTGGTGCAGAACTTCGTCGGGATGTTCGCCAAGGAGACCGACTACCGGCGGCTGGCCCCGGGCGAGAGCGTCGACCTGGGCTGA
- a CDS encoding phosphatase PAP2 family protein, which translates to MTELALDGSAIDGGLYHWFITRAADAPHWFDSLVSGYASFGLGVFALLMVAGWWRARQAGSAAAMAAALAVPVAVVAAYIVNDLVKSVFDEARPCQVITSPLTIQPCPGVGDWSFPSNHSAIAAASAAALWLVGRRLGAVATLCALAMGFARIWVGAHYPHDVLAGFVLGAGVAVPVLLAARRWGPPLVVRLESGFLRPFLTSSTAG; encoded by the coding sequence GTGACCGAACTCGCCCTGGACGGCTCCGCCATCGACGGGGGCCTCTACCACTGGTTCATCACCCGGGCGGCCGACGCCCCGCACTGGTTCGACTCCCTGGTGTCCGGCTACGCCAGTTTCGGCCTGGGCGTCTTCGCCCTGCTGATGGTCGCCGGCTGGTGGCGGGCCCGGCAGGCCGGCAGCGCCGCCGCGATGGCGGCGGCGCTGGCCGTGCCGGTCGCCGTGGTGGCCGCCTACATCGTCAACGACCTGGTCAAGAGCGTCTTCGACGAGGCCAGACCCTGCCAGGTGATCACCTCGCCGCTGACCATCCAGCCCTGCCCGGGCGTCGGCGACTGGTCCTTCCCCAGCAACCACTCGGCCATCGCCGCCGCCTCGGCTGCCGCGCTGTGGCTGGTCGGCCGCCGGCTGGGGGCGGTGGCGACGCTGTGCGCGCTGGCCATGGGCTTCGCCCGGATCTGGGTGGGCGCGCACTACCCGCACGACGTGCTGGCCGGATTCGTCCTGGGCGCGGGCGTGGCCGTGCCGGTGCTGCTGGCCGCCAGGCGCTGGGGCCCGCCGCTGGTGGTACGGCTGGAGTCCGGGTTCCTGCGCCCGTTCCTGACCTCGTCCACCGCCGGGTAG
- a CDS encoding DedA family protein produces MAPDPTALMHLAVNPLSANSLLAAFGAAGVFFILFAETGLLVGFFLPGDSLLFTAGLLCTTSRDGVHLNLPAVLACAVAGALLGAQVGYLIGQKGGRPLLARSGNRHLRAGAERAEEILATYGHAKAIVLGRFIPVVRTVLNPMAGALNVPLRTFTVWQIVGGAVWAVGVTLAGYALGNTIPNIDTYLLPIIALIVLVSVTPIALELLRSRKPAKSTE; encoded by the coding sequence ATGGCCCCGGACCCCACGGCGCTGATGCATCTGGCGGTGAACCCGCTGAGCGCGAACTCGCTGCTGGCCGCCTTCGGCGCAGCGGGCGTGTTCTTCATCCTCTTCGCCGAGACCGGGCTGCTGGTCGGCTTCTTCCTGCCCGGCGACTCGCTGCTGTTCACCGCCGGGCTGCTGTGCACCACCAGCAGGGACGGCGTCCACCTGAACCTGCCCGCGGTGCTGGCCTGCGCCGTCGCCGGGGCACTGCTGGGGGCGCAGGTCGGCTACCTGATCGGGCAGAAGGGCGGCAGGCCGCTGCTGGCCCGCAGCGGCAACCGGCACCTGCGGGCGGGCGCGGAGCGCGCCGAGGAGATCCTGGCCACCTACGGGCACGCCAAGGCGATCGTGCTGGGCCGCTTCATCCCGGTGGTGCGCACCGTGCTCAACCCGATGGCCGGTGCGCTGAACGTGCCGCTGCGGACCTTCACCGTCTGGCAGATCGTCGGCGGCGCGGTCTGGGCGGTCGGCGTCACGCTGGCCGGGTACGCGCTCGGCAACACCATCCCCAACATCGACACCTACCTTCTGCCGATCATCGCCCTGATCGTGCTGGTGTCGGTGACCCCGATCGCGCTGGAGCTGCTGCGCAGCCGCAAGCCCGCCAAGTCCACGGAGTAG
- a CDS encoding BlaI/MecI/CopY family transcriptional regulator, which translates to MVGPQRRHPGELEAGVLAVLWSADGPLAPGDIQRALGGGLARTTVNTILTRLHGKGVVTRTRVGRAYAYAPAREAQDAPGLAARRMRSELERTADRATVLARFVSGLSPDDEQLLRELLDHDPDSDGPDSDSPGAG; encoded by the coding sequence ATGGTCGGACCGCAGCGACGGCACCCCGGCGAGCTGGAGGCCGGGGTCCTGGCCGTGCTGTGGTCCGCCGACGGCCCGCTCGCCCCCGGCGACATCCAGCGCGCCCTCGGCGGGGGGCTGGCCCGCACCACCGTCAACACCATCCTCACCCGGCTGCACGGCAAGGGCGTGGTCACCCGCACGCGTGTCGGCCGCGCCTACGCCTACGCCCCGGCGCGCGAGGCCCAGGACGCGCCCGGCCTGGCCGCCCGCCGGATGCGCTCCGAGCTGGAGCGGACCGCCGACCGGGCCACCGTCCTGGCCCGCTTCGTCTCCGGCCTCAGCCCGGACGACGAACAACTGCTGCGGGAACTGCTCGACCACGACCCCGACAGCGACGGCCCCGACAGCGACAGCCCCGGCGCCGGGTGA
- a CDS encoding YjbQ family protein yields the protein MAFSTTTFELTTGGREATVDITERCAAFLREVAPGGDGLLNVFVPHATAGVAVIETGAGSDDDLLAALRALLPADDRWQHRHGSPGHGRDHVLPGLVAPHATLPVVGGRMALGTWQSVVLVDTNGDNPRRTVRLSFLG from the coding sequence ATGGCCTTCTCCACGACCACCTTCGAACTCACCACCGGCGGCCGCGAGGCAACGGTGGACATCACCGAGCGCTGCGCCGCCTTCCTGCGGGAGGTCGCGCCCGGCGGGGACGGCCTGCTGAACGTCTTCGTCCCGCACGCCACGGCCGGGGTCGCCGTCATCGAGACCGGCGCGGGCAGCGACGACGACCTGCTGGCGGCGCTGCGCGCGCTGCTCCCGGCGGACGACCGCTGGCAGCACCGGCACGGCAGCCCCGGCCACGGCCGGGACCACGTGCTGCCCGGCCTGGTCGCGCCGCACGCCACGCTGCCGGTGGTCGGCGGCCGGATGGCGCTGGGCACCTGGCAGTCGGTGGTGCTGGTGGACACCAACGGCGACAACCCCAGGCGTACCGTGCGGCTCTCGTTCCTCGGCTGA
- a CDS encoding SGNH/GDSL hydrolase family protein: protein MRRPRARSLRTTSAAALSVLVLGVTGLAAAPANAAATGYAALGDSYSSGVGSGSYISSSGDCEQSTLAYAYLWQKANKPSSFDFAACSGATTSDVLSSQLSGLNSSTGLVSISIGGNDAGFSDTMETCVLDGTSSCLSAVATAENFATTQLPAKLAAVYAAIRKDAPNAHVVVLDYPHLYQVPGDCLFGISDTSRNAINGAADTLDSVIDTQATAAGFTFADVRSAFNNHEICSDSAWLHSTTLPIDESYHPTSTGQADGYLPVFTAAAG, encoded by the coding sequence ATGCGCAGACCCCGCGCACGCTCTCTCCGCACCACCAGCGCCGCCGCCCTCTCCGTCCTCGTCCTCGGCGTCACCGGCCTGGCCGCCGCCCCGGCCAACGCCGCCGCCACCGGCTACGCGGCCCTGGGGGACTCCTACTCCTCCGGCGTCGGATCCGGGAGCTACATCAGCTCCAGCGGTGACTGCGAACAGAGCACCCTGGCCTACGCCTACCTGTGGCAGAAGGCCAACAAGCCCTCCTCGTTCGACTTCGCCGCCTGTTCCGGCGCGACCACCTCGGACGTGCTGAGCAGCCAGCTCTCCGGCCTGAACTCCTCCACCGGGCTGGTCAGCATCAGCATCGGCGGCAACGACGCCGGCTTCTCCGACACCATGGAGACCTGCGTGCTGGACGGCACCAGCTCCTGCCTCAGCGCCGTGGCCACCGCCGAGAACTTCGCCACCACCCAGCTGCCCGCCAAGCTGGCCGCCGTCTACGCGGCGATCCGCAAGGACGCCCCCAACGCCCATGTGGTGGTCCTCGACTACCCGCACCTCTACCAGGTGCCCGGCGACTGCCTGTTCGGCATCAGCGACACCTCGCGCAACGCCATCAACGGCGCCGCCGACACCCTGGACAGCGTCATCGACACCCAGGCCACCGCCGCCGGTTTCACCTTCGCGGACGTGCGCTCGGCCTTCAACAACCACGAGATCTGCTCCGACAGCGCCTGGCTGCACAGCACCACGCTGCCCATAGACGAGTCCTACCACCCCACCTCCACCGGCCAGGCCGACGGCTACCTGCCCGTCTTCACCGCGGCTGCCGGGTAG
- a CDS encoding long-chain fatty acid--CoA ligase: MREFATPALAEPLRTGGLADSVFAAAAETPDRVALARRAEDGSWLRVSAAGFRDEVLAIAKGLLHQGVRFGDRVALMSRTRYEWTVLDYALWTIGAQSVPVYPTASAEQVRWILADSQAVACVVEHEEHAMTVGAVCDALPRLRSIWQVDAGAFKQLANAGRGVPDELVHRHRYSVAPQSVATVIYTSGTTGRPKGCLLTHANFAAEADNLIARYQDIFRQQGSEVPSALLFLPLAHVFARMVQVTALRAGICLAHEPSLAPDRLVPALASFRPTFLPAVPYVFEKLLQRARMAAEEAGRAGAFEKAVELAVRYAAAVERHAFGDGPGPSPGLRLQHQVYDRLVYSRIRAALGGRTRYAMSGGSAMSRELGLFYAGAGITVYEGYGLTESTAAVTANPPDRTRFGTVGRPVPGTTVRIADDGEVWVHGGQVFQGYLGPPEATQLTLRQGWLATGDLGHLDADGYLSITGRKKEIIVTSSGKSVAPAVLEERVRVHPLVSQCMVVGDNRPYVAALLTLDRDALAHWQRQRGKPQLLPADARHDPDLHAELQRAVAAANTAVSRAESIRSFRVLPGEFTQGDGLLTPSLKLRRRAVARACAADIAALYAPQPGPGQRPGRAGQPPAGLPGSASGPAAALPPGPGSGTGSGTGSGSAWTTSSSNP; encoded by the coding sequence GTGCGGGAGTTTGCGACACCGGCGCTGGCGGAGCCGCTGCGCACCGGCGGACTGGCGGACTCCGTCTTCGCCGCCGCCGCGGAGACCCCGGACCGGGTCGCCCTCGCCCGCCGTGCGGAGGACGGCAGTTGGCTCCGGGTCAGCGCGGCCGGCTTCCGTGACGAGGTGCTCGCCATCGCCAAGGGGCTGCTGCACCAGGGCGTCCGCTTCGGCGACCGGGTCGCGCTGATGTCCCGCACCCGCTACGAGTGGACGGTGCTGGACTACGCCCTGTGGACCATCGGGGCCCAGAGCGTCCCGGTGTACCCCACCGCCTCGGCCGAGCAGGTGCGTTGGATCCTGGCCGACTCGCAGGCCGTGGCCTGCGTGGTGGAGCACGAGGAGCACGCGATGACGGTGGGCGCGGTCTGCGACGCCCTGCCTCGGCTGCGCAGCATCTGGCAGGTGGACGCGGGGGCCTTCAAGCAGCTGGCCAACGCCGGGCGCGGGGTTCCGGACGAACTGGTGCACCGGCACCGGTACTCGGTGGCACCGCAGTCGGTGGCGACCGTCATCTACACCTCGGGCACCACCGGCCGCCCCAAGGGCTGCCTGCTGACGCACGCCAACTTCGCCGCCGAGGCCGACAACCTCATCGCCCGCTACCAGGACATCTTCCGCCAGCAGGGGTCGGAGGTGCCCTCGGCCCTGCTGTTCCTGCCGCTGGCGCACGTCTTCGCGCGGATGGTGCAGGTCACCGCGTTGCGGGCGGGCATCTGCCTGGCCCACGAGCCCAGCCTGGCCCCGGACCGGCTGGTGCCCGCGCTGGCGTCGTTCCGGCCGACGTTCCTGCCCGCCGTCCCCTACGTCTTCGAGAAGCTGCTGCAGCGGGCCCGGATGGCCGCCGAGGAGGCGGGCCGGGCGGGGGCGTTCGAGAAGGCGGTGGAGCTGGCGGTGCGCTACGCCGCCGCCGTGGAGCGGCACGCCTTCGGCGACGGGCCGGGCCCCTCGCCGGGGCTGCGGTTGCAGCACCAGGTGTACGACCGCCTGGTGTACAGCCGGATCCGGGCCGCGCTCGGCGGCCGGACCAGGTACGCCATGTCCGGCGGCTCGGCGATGAGCCGCGAGCTGGGGCTGTTCTACGCGGGCGCGGGCATCACCGTGTACGAGGGCTACGGCCTGACCGAGTCCACCGCCGCCGTCACCGCCAACCCCCCGGACCGCACCCGCTTCGGCACCGTGGGCAGACCGGTGCCGGGCACCACGGTGCGCATCGCCGACGACGGCGAGGTCTGGGTGCACGGCGGCCAGGTCTTCCAGGGCTACCTCGGGCCGCCCGAGGCAACACAGTTGACGCTGCGTCAAGGATGGCTGGCCACCGGGGACCTGGGCCACCTGGACGCCGACGGCTACCTCAGCATCACCGGCCGCAAGAAGGAGATCATCGTCACCAGCAGCGGCAAGAGCGTCGCCCCGGCGGTCCTCGAGGAGCGGGTCCGGGTGCATCCGCTGGTGTCGCAGTGCATGGTGGTCGGCGACAACCGGCCCTATGTGGCCGCGCTGCTGACCCTGGACCGGGACGCGCTCGCGCACTGGCAGCGGCAGCGCGGCAAGCCGCAGCTGCTGCCCGCCGACGCCCGGCACGACCCGGATCTGCACGCGGAGCTGCAGCGCGCGGTGGCCGCCGCCAACACCGCGGTCTCCCGGGCCGAGTCCATCCGCTCGTTCCGGGTGCTGCCCGGGGAGTTCACCCAGGGGGACGGGCTGCTCACGCCGTCGCTGAAGCTCCGCCGCCGGGCCGTGGCCCGGGCCTGCGCCGCGGACATCGCCGCGCTCTACGCCCCGCAGCCGGGCCCCGGCCAACGCCCGGGACGCGCGGGTCAGCCGCCCGCCGGGCTGCCGGGCTCGGCGTCCGGCCCGGCCGCCGCGCTGCCGCCGGGCCCGGGCTCAGGGACAGGCTCAGGGACGGGCTCGGGCTCGGCGTGGACGACCTCCAGCTCGAACCCCTGA
- a CDS encoding nitrate- and nitrite sensing domain-containing protein, whose product MRFRSRSIRAKVVALLLVPLVSLISLWTYTTAVSVHQVWSLTQLSAQYTWFGTPADDLSRAVQDERRAAVAFAAAPLGRGDLVTLHRAEQATDQAAGVFTAHAKDRHKLHGLSSAQFDALSGVLQEIEYIQSGRAQVEQHTLDWSQVYLDYTGAQSPFFTLRLALSTMPVGNLTRQTGDLIELVRAREYISEEDALMAGARAAGSFSQAQFQQFLTAAAGEQLLYQVHEAQLPADEAQLFEQFTGGTEYIALTNLENRVSDLGQTASVRDISAVSWQTTLNTTLQDLSAIDVQAAALAGAEARSYALGVISQQGIVGAVGLLAVLLSLLVSVRVGRSLVRELVGLRDSAFDLAGQRLPQVMRRLREGERVDLATEVPQVEAGDTRGRDEIAQVGRAFNAVQRAAVEAAVEQAELRRGIAAVFVNLARRSQALLSRQLTLLDEMERRAEQPDELADLFRLDHLTTRMRRHAEGLIILSGAAPGRSWRRPVRVLDVVRAAVGEVEDYARVRVHRMPPVAVVGGAVSDVVHLIAELVENATVFSPPRTQVRIQGEEVANGFVLEIDDRGLGMGEEALAAANERLSSSGDFDLGDTDRLGLFVVSRLSGRHGIRVSLRRSPYGGTTAVVLLPRELLTAAVARSSDVRVEETSEHVLPAARMRLGRELPQSAPQLTAHSGSGGPRPAPVEDDGTGGLPRRRALTSRADGYLAAREKAPASAASAAPTPAPAAAPSVVSELLPRRIRQASLAPQLREAAERRRAGDPAPDAPPARERSPEEVRATFSSYQRGVSRGRGAAVPPPEPPEPSRPSQQPRSSQPSESSEPSQTGTAPAEGPVR is encoded by the coding sequence ATGCGCTTTCGCAGCAGATCCATCCGCGCGAAGGTCGTTGCGCTGCTCCTGGTCCCGCTGGTCTCGCTGATCAGCCTGTGGACGTACACCACCGCCGTCTCGGTGCACCAGGTCTGGTCGCTCACCCAACTGAGCGCCCAGTACACCTGGTTCGGCACCCCCGCCGACGACCTCTCCCGCGCCGTCCAGGACGAGCGCCGCGCCGCCGTCGCCTTCGCCGCCGCGCCCCTGGGCCGGGGCGACCTGGTCACCCTGCACCGCGCCGAGCAGGCCACCGACCAGGCCGCGGGCGTCTTCACCGCGCACGCCAAGGACCGGCACAAGCTGCACGGCCTGAGCAGCGCCCAGTTCGACGCGCTCAGCGGCGTGCTGCAGGAGATCGAGTACATCCAGTCCGGCCGGGCCCAGGTCGAACAGCACACCCTGGACTGGTCGCAGGTGTACCTCGACTACACCGGCGCGCAGAGCCCCTTCTTCACGCTGCGGCTGGCGCTCAGCACCATGCCCGTCGGCAACCTCACCCGGCAGACCGGCGACCTGATCGAGCTGGTCCGGGCCCGGGAGTACATCTCCGAGGAGGACGCGCTGATGGCCGGGGCCCGCGCCGCGGGCTCCTTCAGCCAGGCCCAGTTCCAGCAGTTCCTCACCGCCGCCGCCGGGGAGCAGTTGCTCTACCAGGTGCACGAGGCGCAGCTTCCGGCCGACGAGGCGCAGCTGTTCGAGCAGTTCACCGGCGGCACCGAGTACATCGCGCTGACCAACCTGGAGAACCGGGTCTCCGACCTCGGCCAGACCGCGTCCGTCCGCGACATCTCCGCGGTCAGCTGGCAGACCACCCTCAACACCACCCTGCAGGACCTCAGCGCCATCGACGTCCAGGCCGCCGCCCTGGCCGGGGCCGAGGCCCGCTCCTACGCCCTGGGCGTCATCTCCCAGCAGGGCATCGTCGGCGCGGTCGGCCTGCTGGCGGTGCTGCTGTCGCTGCTGGTGTCGGTCCGCGTCGGCCGCAGCCTGGTGCGCGAGCTGGTCGGGCTGCGGGACTCCGCGTTCGACCTCGCCGGGCAGCGCCTGCCGCAGGTCATGCGGCGGCTGCGGGAGGGCGAGCGGGTGGACCTCGCCACCGAGGTCCCGCAGGTCGAGGCCGGGGACACCCGCGGACGCGACGAGATCGCCCAGGTCGGGCGGGCCTTCAACGCCGTGCAGCGGGCCGCCGTCGAGGCCGCCGTGGAACAGGCCGAGCTGCGGCGCGGCATCGCCGCCGTCTTCGTCAACCTCGCCCGCCGCAGCCAGGCCCTGCTCAGCCGCCAGCTGACGCTGCTGGACGAGATGGAGCGCCGCGCCGAGCAGCCCGACGAGCTGGCCGACCTGTTCCGGCTGGACCACCTCACCACCCGGATGCGCCGCCACGCCGAGGGCCTGATCATCCTCTCCGGCGCGGCCCCCGGCCGCTCCTGGCGCCGCCCGGTGCGCGTCCTGGACGTGGTGCGGGCCGCCGTCGGCGAGGTCGAGGACTACGCCCGGGTCCGGGTGCACCGGATGCCGCCGGTGGCGGTGGTCGGCGGCGCGGTCTCCGACGTCGTCCACCTGATCGCCGAACTGGTCGAGAACGCCACCGTCTTCTCCCCGCCGCGCACCCAGGTCCGGATCCAGGGCGAGGAGGTCGCCAACGGCTTCGTGCTGGAGATCGACGACCGGGGCCTCGGCATGGGCGAGGAGGCCCTGGCCGCCGCCAACGAACGCCTCTCCAGCAGCGGCGACTTCGACCTGGGCGACACCGACCGGCTGGGCCTGTTCGTGGTCAGCAGGCTCAGCGGCCGGCACGGCATCCGGGTCTCGCTGCGAAGATCCCCGTACGGGGGCACGACCGCGGTGGTGCTGCTGCCGCGCGAACTGCTGACGGCTGCGGTGGCGCGCAGCTCCGACGTCCGTGTCGAGGAGACCTCCGAGCACGTCCTGCCTGCGGCGCGCATGCGGCTCGGACGTGAACTGCCGCAGAGCGCTCCCCAGTTGACGGCGCACTCGGGCTCCGGCGGTCCCCGCCCGGCACCGGTCGAGGACGACGGCACCGGCGGACTGCCGCGCCGCCGGGCACTGACCTCCCGCGCCGACGGCTACCTCGCGGCGCGCGAGAAGGCCCCGGCGTCCGCCGCCTCCGCCGCCCCGACGCCCGCGCCCGCCGCCGCACCGTCGGTGGTGTCCGAGCTGCTGCCGCGCCGGATCCGCCAGGCCAGCCTGGCCCCGCAGCTGCGGGAGGCCGCCGAGCGCCGCCGGGCCGGCGATCCGGCCCCGGACGCCCCGCCCGCGCGCGAGCGCTCCCCCGAGGAGGTCCGCGCCACCTTCTCGTCCTACCAGCGCGGCGTCAGCCGGGGCCGGGGCGCGGCCGTCCCGCCACCGGAACCACCGGAGCCGTCGCGGCCGTCGCAGCAACCGCGGTCCTCGCAGCCGTCAGAATCGTCCGAGCCGTCCCAGACAGGCACAGCACCAGCGGAAGGACCGGTCAGATGA